In a single window of the Zea mays cultivar B73 chromosome 5, Zm-B73-REFERENCE-NAM-5.0, whole genome shotgun sequence genome:
- the LOC100283912 gene encoding outer envelope pore protein 37, chloroplastic isoform X3, which produces MASAAATTTSAPAQNLNPLSINIKLPPWLSGLRCPFTFVCPPPPPPPPPPPPPPPLPPTEPVVPRSRRLPSLRVTTEYDSEEGVFVNKVSCKLAGDLAKLRLSFQSDPQGQWQGGGEEGDPLQQLFAAPLVGLITKRFSVLYDVEARNALLRGDCSLPGGAVQLRASHDVKAQQGEVSVITSLGDPLYKMELSSLVPYSGLPRATFHFPIGQVSVEEKRNEDDEKVLSVYGIGKSDFLDGVLTAQYNENDLNLRYCYKDKELTLVPSVSLPSNAVSIDFKRRFGPDDKLSFLESQKEMETSTVTSSTLMNGMLFINIKWVKISK; this is translated from the exons ATGGCGTCCGCCGCCGCCACGACCACCTCCGCCCCCGCCCAGAACCTCAATCCCCTTAGTATCAACATCAAGCTCCCCCCATGGCTCAGCGGGCTGCGCTGCCCCTTCACCTTCGTctgcccgcccccgcccccgcctccgccgccgccgccgcctcctccccCGCTGCCACCTACGGAACCCGTGGTCCCACGGTCGCGGAGGTTACCAAGCCTGCGGGTGACCACGGAGTACGATAGCGAAGAGGGCGTGTTTGTGAACAAGGTGTCGTGCAAGCTTGCGGGGGACCTCGCCAAACTGCGGCTCTCCTTCCAGAGCGACCCGCAGGGGCAGTGGCAAGGGGGCGGGGAGGAAGGGGACCCGCTACAGCAGCTCTTCGCCGCGCCGTTGGTGGGGCTCATCACCAAGCGTTTCTCCGTGCTCTACGACGTCGAGGCACGCAACGCGCTGCTCCGCGGAGACTGCTCGCTTCCCGGAGGCGCCGTCCAGCTCCGTGCCTCGCATGATGTCAAG GCACAACAAGGAGAAGTTTCGGTGATCACTAGTTTGGGTGATCCATTGTATAAAATGGAGTTATCATCTTTGGTGCCTTACAGTGGTTTG CCAAGGGCAACATTCCACTTTCCTATTGGTCAAGTTTCAGTGGAAGAGAAGAGAAATGAAGATGATGAGAAGGTGCTGTCTGTATATGGGATTGGAAAATCTGATTTCTTGGACGGTGTTCTTACTGCTCAGTACAATGAAAATGATCTTAATCTAAGATATTGTTATAAG GACAAGGAATTAACTTTAGTTCCAAGTGTCTCGTTGCCTTCCAATGCAGTATCCATAGACTTCAAAAGGCGTTTTGGTCCTGATGATAAGTTGAG CTTCTTGGAATCACAAAAGGAGATGGAGACTT
- the LOC100283912 gene encoding outer envelope pore protein 37, chloroplastic isoform X1 translates to MASAAATTTSAPAQNLNPLSINIKLPPWLSGLRCPFTFVCPPPPPPPPPPPPPPPLPPTEPVVPRSRRLPSLRVTTEYDSEEGVFVNKVSCKLAGDLAKLRLSFQSDPQGQWQGGGEEGDPLQQLFAAPLVGLITKRFSVLYDVEARNALLRGDCSLPGGAVQLRASHDVKAQQGEVSVITSLGDPLYKMELSSLVPYSGLPRATFHFPIGQVSVEEKRNEDDEKVLSVYGIGKSDFLDGVLTAQYNENDLNLRYCYKDKELTLVPSVSLPSNAVSIDFKRRFGPDDKLRNWNQFHHEACLVSCYLHQLLYAALHFLASNDALFKQTQVTNSNQIQVYYLPFYIVILTVSPSCYSFLESQKEMETSTVTSSTLMNGMLFINIKWVKISK, encoded by the exons ATGGCGTCCGCCGCCGCCACGACCACCTCCGCCCCCGCCCAGAACCTCAATCCCCTTAGTATCAACATCAAGCTCCCCCCATGGCTCAGCGGGCTGCGCTGCCCCTTCACCTTCGTctgcccgcccccgcccccgcctccgccgccgccgccgcctcctccccCGCTGCCACCTACGGAACCCGTGGTCCCACGGTCGCGGAGGTTACCAAGCCTGCGGGTGACCACGGAGTACGATAGCGAAGAGGGCGTGTTTGTGAACAAGGTGTCGTGCAAGCTTGCGGGGGACCTCGCCAAACTGCGGCTCTCCTTCCAGAGCGACCCGCAGGGGCAGTGGCAAGGGGGCGGGGAGGAAGGGGACCCGCTACAGCAGCTCTTCGCCGCGCCGTTGGTGGGGCTCATCACCAAGCGTTTCTCCGTGCTCTACGACGTCGAGGCACGCAACGCGCTGCTCCGCGGAGACTGCTCGCTTCCCGGAGGCGCCGTCCAGCTCCGTGCCTCGCATGATGTCAAG GCACAACAAGGAGAAGTTTCGGTGATCACTAGTTTGGGTGATCCATTGTATAAAATGGAGTTATCATCTTTGGTGCCTTACAGTGGTTTG CCAAGGGCAACATTCCACTTTCCTATTGGTCAAGTTTCAGTGGAAGAGAAGAGAAATGAAGATGATGAGAAGGTGCTGTCTGTATATGGGATTGGAAAATCTGATTTCTTGGACGGTGTTCTTACTGCTCAGTACAATGAAAATGATCTTAATCTAAGATATTGTTATAAG GACAAGGAATTAACTTTAGTTCCAAGTGTCTCGTTGCCTTCCAATGCAGTATCCATAGACTTCAAAAGGCGTTTTGGTCCTGATGATAAGTTGAG AAATTGGAACCAGTTTCACCACGAAGCTTGTCTTGTTAGTTGTTACCTTCATCAATTGCTGTATGCAGCACTGCATTTTCTTGCTTCAAACGATGCATTGTTCAAACAAACTCAAGTGACAAATTCAAATCAAATACAAGTTTACTACCTTCCTTTCTATATTGTAATACTTACAGTGTCTCCATCTTGCTATAGCTTCTTGGAATCACAAAAGGAGATGGAGACTT
- the LOC100283912 gene encoding outer envelope pore protein 37, chloroplastic isoform X2 — translation MASAAATTTSAPAQNLNPLSINIKLPPWLSGLRCPFTFVCPPPPPPPPPPPPPPPLPPTEPVVPRSRRLPSLRVTTEYDSEEGVFVNKVSCKLAGDLAKLRLSFQSDPQGQWQGGGEEGDPLQQLFAAPLVGLITKRFSVLYDVEARNALLRGDCSLPGGAVQLRASHDVKAQQGEVSVITSLGDPLYKMELSSLVPYSGLPRATFHFPIGQVSVEEKRNEDDEKVLSVYGIGKSDFLDGVLTAQYNENDLNLRYCYKDKELTLVPSVSLPSNAVSIDFKRRFGPDDKLRNWNQFHHEACLVSCYLHQLLFLESQKEMETSTVTSSTLMNGMLFINIKWVKISK, via the exons ATGGCGTCCGCCGCCGCCACGACCACCTCCGCCCCCGCCCAGAACCTCAATCCCCTTAGTATCAACATCAAGCTCCCCCCATGGCTCAGCGGGCTGCGCTGCCCCTTCACCTTCGTctgcccgcccccgcccccgcctccgccgccgccgccgcctcctccccCGCTGCCACCTACGGAACCCGTGGTCCCACGGTCGCGGAGGTTACCAAGCCTGCGGGTGACCACGGAGTACGATAGCGAAGAGGGCGTGTTTGTGAACAAGGTGTCGTGCAAGCTTGCGGGGGACCTCGCCAAACTGCGGCTCTCCTTCCAGAGCGACCCGCAGGGGCAGTGGCAAGGGGGCGGGGAGGAAGGGGACCCGCTACAGCAGCTCTTCGCCGCGCCGTTGGTGGGGCTCATCACCAAGCGTTTCTCCGTGCTCTACGACGTCGAGGCACGCAACGCGCTGCTCCGCGGAGACTGCTCGCTTCCCGGAGGCGCCGTCCAGCTCCGTGCCTCGCATGATGTCAAG GCACAACAAGGAGAAGTTTCGGTGATCACTAGTTTGGGTGATCCATTGTATAAAATGGAGTTATCATCTTTGGTGCCTTACAGTGGTTTG CCAAGGGCAACATTCCACTTTCCTATTGGTCAAGTTTCAGTGGAAGAGAAGAGAAATGAAGATGATGAGAAGGTGCTGTCTGTATATGGGATTGGAAAATCTGATTTCTTGGACGGTGTTCTTACTGCTCAGTACAATGAAAATGATCTTAATCTAAGATATTGTTATAAG GACAAGGAATTAACTTTAGTTCCAAGTGTCTCGTTGCCTTCCAATGCAGTATCCATAGACTTCAAAAGGCGTTTTGGTCCTGATGATAAGTTGAG AAATTGGAACCAGTTTCACCACGAAGCTTGTCTTGTTAGTTGTTACCTTCATCAATTGCT CTTCTTGGAATCACAAAAGGAGATGGAGACTT